One Carya illinoinensis cultivar Pawnee chromosome 5, C.illinoinensisPawnee_v1, whole genome shotgun sequence genomic window, TTGCTAACCAAAACTTAATGGGAAATGCTACTCTTCCAGCTggacttttatttattattattattattattatcattattttttacttcataattaagtaaatattttattaataatattgtgaatatttttataaaaaaatatataaaagtattaatatatataaaattaataaaaaaaaacccacaaaaGTAACTAGCGGTCACCTTAGCAGTCGCTGTAAAGCCACCCAAACTTAATAAATAACATATCACATGTATGGTGATCCAAAAAAAACATTTCACGTGTACCGATAGAATGTAAaacaggttaaaaaaaaaattaaattaaaattacaattcctCAAAACTTGCATAAATACATTTTGGTCGCACGTTTGTTGGTGACAGATTTGCCTCAAGAGTCTAAGAATATAGGTATCTTAAAATCACAGCAAGGGACAGTATAACAATTCAAAACGTTTATCCAGGAAGCACGTTTGTTGGTGACAGGTTTGATCGTTCTCTGAATTTGTTGCTTAATCCAGGGAGCATACATCTGACGACTTGTATCCAATAACGATCATTCATATCACACCATCTACAATGCGAGCTTTTGCTTCATCATCGTGTTTTCAAAGCCCAAGACatggaagatgaagaaaaaactCAAAAGAGTATAAGCCTTGGAACATATCTTTCACCCATCATTCTAGCCACCACCAATCCAGCAGCCAATGCAGCTCCGAATAAAGCATGAAATCTCACGCAATAGTATTTGGCCATGAAGATCTTCTGGTTGTCCTGCAAGGGTGGGTTTtacaatgctaatttaaaaaccaaatcaAGGTAAGTAGAACGATGAAGATACGCTTTTAGATTTCACCAccatattttcagattttactATCAATATACTTCCCAATCAATAGCGCAATTTTTTGGGCGAATTTTCATCTTTGGTTAAACAATTGAGTTTGTTCTTATCCAACACCATGATTGTGGTGCCGTATATAACAGTTGGATCAGAAACACAGAAGCTTGAGGCATCTTACAAGTTTATCACTGACCTTGTGGTTATCTTCGACATATGTGACAAACACTTTTCCCATGGGCAATGTAAAAGCACAGAGAAGCTGGAATAAACCATGAATGAGGAAAAGTGAGGAGGAGATGGTATAAAATGAATGTTCAACCATGCAGAAAGTGAAGGAAGAGGACACAAAGAAATGAACTGCCAAATTTCCAAAGTGGGGTCATATACCATACTGATTGAAGGGACTTACAATGGAAGTAAAAGGAAGAGCATTGATTAGACCAAGAGCAAACGCAAGGACATAAAGTGTTATGACAGTCACCTTTACTGCCTTTGAACCTCTTCTGGTACCAAGCCTAACCTGCAAGCAATATAAAATACAGATAAAATGGAACCAAATATCTGTTTCTATATCAATGTCTTGAAACATTTAAAGGTCAGATGAGATTATTCACCAGAGGGGACATTTTTCCAACTGCCTTATCTCCTTCTACCTGAATAATACGTAATTACTGTCAACTGATACAGTCAACCAAGGAGAGTCAGAATGCAGAGTTAAATGTTTATAAAAGCAGAATACCTGATGGAAGTGACTACAAAAAAGGATTAGGGTTGTTGTGATGCCAACTAGGATTGATGCAGAAAGAATTGTGCCACTAATGGGAAGATGGTTCATCTTCCTGTCCATACCACTTGAAGTCAATATTATAGCTACAGAAAATGAAATCGAAACATATTGCCCTGTAATTATATAGGCCATATAACCTTGTGCTGCCTTGCAATAGGTAGAAAGCAGTACTAGCAAATGGACCAAATGCTGCAAAGCACAGGGGCTCTCCCAATCCTTGGTAGCTTAATCGAAATGGCGGGCTCTgcaaaagaaacaatattgaacAGGTGTGAAAAACTTTGTCCTGGAAAATTTGAACCCAAAACCTGCCATAACCCACCCCAGCCCCTTGCCACTAGAAGCAAGGCCCTATGGCAACACATAAAAAGACATTCTTTTCCTGTTTACAGCTTGAGAGAGGTAATGCCAATGGGAAAGCACATTCTTTTAGGTGCTTTCAAAAACTAGGAGCTTGATGTCCCTTATAACactaaaaagaatgaaagactTCAAATAGTTTCACAATGAATAAAGGaaacttgaaataaaaattaccaACAAGGCAGGATAAGGTTTTCGCATTAGAGTTCTGTCTGAGCAGAGAACTCAACTGTTCATTTAGTTTTTCCATCTATgcagtattattattattaggaaTTAACTTCTAGCGGGTCGGTCTGCTATATTCAAAATAACAGCCTTCCAATAATTAAGTGACAAGTAAGCCTCCCATATCAACTTTCATGTGTCCGCACAGCAGgtgataaaataaacaaaaggtaTTTCTCCCTCTCCAGTTACCGTTCCCCTCTCCTCCCTCTCAGAAATCTCGAAagcccccctcccccccttACACCGAAACAAAGACCCCCCTCTCCCACAGTACCCAGTGATCAAAAGGCCATAATATTGAGAATCTGACTTCTCTTATGATTATTTTCTTCCTCAAAATTTCTTCTCACTAGCTGTTTGTATCACCCACTTTAATGGAGATTTTGAGCTCCTGTTGAGAACCGTAGAAAcccaccaagaaaaaaaaattgcccaaaaaaaaaatggaggtaACGATTATGATTATTTTCTTCCTCAGATATTCTTCTCACTAACTGTTTGCATCATCCATTTCAATGGAGATTCTAAGCTCCTGTTGAGAACCATAGAAGGCGcccaccaagaaaaaaaaaaaatgcttttgtgGAGTTGATTGTAGAAATGTTCATGATCTAGTCTAAATTTAGTGGGCTGGGTTTctgtcttttgttttttttttttcataggaaTCTTCAATTATGGTAAGAAGGATGCAAACTTTTGCAACCATTTAaatcatgcttttgattttgtgAAGCTTTGGCCTTTTTGAAATTGACAATAGAGATTGATGGGTTTTATCTCTCTACTGTGGAATTTTATCTCTactgtaaaatatttgaagctTTGAAGACGACCTTGAGGACAACAAAATTACAAAACCCCTCCCCGCAAAATCTCATTCCTTCAACCAGGAGTAGATGGtaaattacaatgaaaaaagaagaaaaaataatcacCGGAGGGGGTGAAAAAACTAAAGATCGCTGAGATGAGAAACAAATTTCACATTTCACAGAAACTCGTGTTGTGCGGTAGTCTAGAATTTGGGAGGGGTTGCAAATTTCACAGATGCTAGGTGAGGAAGAAAGACAAACAGTAGGAATCGTATTTTATATGGTGTGATGACTCTTATCATTTTTGTGTAAAATTGCTGACGTGGCGGATTTTTATTGGAGGCTGTTAAAACCTTGGTAATGGACGGACCGTTTCAAAGCGTttcacttattattatattattttacttCCAAAAATCAAACATGCATGTCTATACCTGATAAATATAACCACAAATAATTGAGCATGCCAGTAACATTATTGAACGTATACTTCCAGCCTCCATAGATACCCATGTCAGCCCCACGAAGCCAAGAGCAAGAAGTGAATAAGCAGCAACTAGGGTTCCTGTACGGCTTCCCAAATGCATTACAGAGCTTAATTAGCAAATTTCATTGTAAATCAACAcataaaatggaaattaaataaagaatattcaaatattcaatagtccatatggtttggtttttggacaGATTGATCATTTTAGTCCTTCCATCACACTTCCATTAGTCCTACTAATATAATTCACGCCACATCATAACCACAAGGACTAATTTAATATCTAACCCAATtctgaaatttcataaattcttaaagaaaaagaaacttacaTGCCAACTAGGTTTACAACtgattcttttttgttcttatcTGCTCCAGTGTCGAAATCGTAAACATCATTGCTGAAGGGACCAAGAGGAAATTAGTAAACACCATTCTATTCAGGGTATGAAAAAAAGTTGGTGTGGGAAGATGAATACTGATGGATCAACTTCGGTTGCAAGAAAATGTCATACATTCCATATATGTGTGTCCTTGTACCACAGAAGTATGCATGTACAACAaggtaatgattaaaaaaaggaTATGTCAACTTTTAGTACCTACTAGACAAGTAGTAGCTCTTTATCAATTTATGACTCACCTTAAATTGAGCCATGTGATAACAAGAACAGAGGAAGCCAAGAGAACAAAAAAACGCCTAGCTGAGCATATGCCTGTCTGAAAATATGCAGCTGCGCTACCCACCTGTTTGGATACTAAAAAATTGGAGTAAGATGCAAACAAGGTGTATGACTTGAAATGCAGGGGAAACACCAGCGCAGATGAGTTCATCATTGAGGTTTTGTCACCAACAGCAGCAATGAAATCAATCTTCATCATGTAAGGGTTCCACATATAAAAAGTGAGCGGGTGGATAAATACAGGATACTTCCTTTTTCACAAAACAGGACGAAAACATTGAGTAAGCCCTTTAAAAATTATCATCTGCCAGCAAAAGCCTTGTTGATATATATACTCACAATAGATTATTCAGCAAGTGCAAAAACTACACACATACTTTGAAATTATTTAGTAAGAAGGGAAAATTAGCAGACTCACttgatcaaaaataaatttatgattctAACACCTATGCTCTTTAAGCAATAATAATGCAGCTGAAATTTTCAGAAAAAACTCACAGTGAGAGGAACCAAAGCAACAGAGTACATTGGTAATTTAACCGCCCTCCATATCAAGGTTGCCCTAGACACACcgtcttctttttcctcttcattGGTAGTGCCAGAATAGTCTGATTTACTCACCAAATATACCCATTGAGATTGGTGTCCTTTTCTGACTTCTAATTGCCTTCTATAAGTGCTATGCAAAAGTTTTCTACCATTGCATAGGAAATATGATGACCGTTTGGAGTCCAGATAATACCTACAAAATGAGCATTGCCAGTGAATGCAGAAAAACTGGGAACGAGCCCTATTCCCCCCTCTTCTACCCCAAAGCAAAAAGAATTTGTGTTCTAGCGCCAAAACATTTTAAGgagatatatatcatattataatcaGTAAGAGTGAAGCATGCCTTCCAAGGAGTTATCTGGTCCAAATTATAAGCATTACAGCTTGTTACAGAGCTCTACTATTATCGTACAAGAAACTGAATTAAATGAGCTCTAGAACAATTCAAACATACCCAGAGCTTAAATTATATTAGATGTTTTGAAGaactataaaaaattcaatcttccaaaatgacctttcaaaactaaaatataactATTTAGTACCTTCAAATCACACTTAAGATCAATGTAGTGCACTACTTTGCAATTCTAGCCCAACAATTTTTCATAcagttatattttttcattaactgGAAAAAACTGTTTTATTTTAGCTCCGTATACTTCTCTTTTGAACAATGCTATAttctcttttataattattcatTATCTTTACAAGGGCAGAATATAATGATCAATGAATCTATCAAACCCAGTAAGGATG contains:
- the LOC122310899 gene encoding 2-carboxy-1,4-naphthoquinone phytyltransferase, chloroplastic isoform X4, with translation MRMAATFCNLNPGSGLKKLNECLLHQSYMTRYYLDSKRSSYFLCNGRKLLHSTYRRQLEVRKGHQSQWVYLVSKSDYSGTTNEEEKEDGVSRATLIWRAVKLPMYSVALVPLTVGSAAAYFQTGICSARRFFVLLASSVLVITWLNLSNDVYDFDTGADKNKKESVVNLVGIRTGTLVAAYSLLALGFVGLTWVSMEAGSIRSIMLLACSIICGYIYQSPPFRLSYQGLGEPLCFAAFGPFASTAFYLLQGSTRKMNHLPISGTILSASILVGITTTLILFCSHFHQVEGDKAVGKMSPLVRLGTRRGSKAVKVTVITLYVLAFALGLINALPFTSILLCAFTLPMGKVFVTYVEDNHKDNQKIFMAKYYCVRFHALFGAALAAGLVVARMMGERYVPRLILF
- the LOC122310899 gene encoding 2-carboxy-1,4-naphthoquinone phytyltransferase, chloroplastic isoform X5; its protein translation is MRMAATFCNLNPGSGLKKLNECLLHQSYMTRYYLDSKRSSYFLCNGRKLLHSTYRRQLEVRKGHQSQWVYLVSKSDYSGTTNEEEKEDGVSRATLIWRAVKLPMYSVALVPLTVGSAAAYFQTGICSARRFFVLLASSVLVITWLNLRTHIYGMYDIFLQPKLIHHNDVYDFDTGADKNKKESVVNLVGIRTGTLVAAYSLLALGFVGLTWVSMEAGSIRSIMLLACSIICGYIYQSPPFRLSYQGLGEPLCFAAFGPFASTAFYLLQGSTRKMNHLPISGTILSASILVGITTTLILFCSHFHQVEGDKAVGKMSPLVRLGTRRGSKAVKLLCAFTLPMGKVFVTYVEDNHKVSDKLDNQKIFMAKYYCVRFHALFGAALAAGLVVARMMGERYVPRLILF
- the LOC122310899 gene encoding 2-carboxy-1,4-naphthoquinone phytyltransferase, chloroplastic isoform X2, yielding MRMAATFCNLNPGSGLKKLNECLLHQSYMTRYYLDSKRSSYFLCNGRKLLHSTYRRQLEVRKGHQSQWVYLVSKSDYSGTTNEEEKEDGVSRATLIWRAVKLPMYSVALVPLTVGSAAAYFQTGICSARRFFVLLASSVLVITWLNLRTHIYGMYDIFLQPKLIHHNDVYDFDTGADKNKKESVVNLVGIRTGTLVAAYSLLALGFVGLTWVSMEAGSIRSIMLLACSIICGYIYQSPPFRLSYQGLGEPLCFAAFGPFASTAFYLLQGSTRKMNHLPISGTILSASILVGITTTLILFCSHFHQVEGDKAVGKMSPLVRLGTRRGSKAVKVTVITLYVLAFALGLINALPFTSILLCAFTLPMGKVFVTYVEDNHKDNQKIFMAKYYCVRFHALFGAALAAGLVVARMMGERYVPRLILF
- the LOC122310899 gene encoding 2-carboxy-1,4-naphthoquinone phytyltransferase, chloroplastic isoform X1; translation: MRMAATFCNLNPGSGLKKLNECLLHQSYMTRYYLDSKRSSYFLCNGRKLLHSTYRRQLEVRKGHQSQWVYLVSKSDYSGTTNEEEKEDGVSRATLIWRAVKLPMYSVALVPLTVGSAAAYFQTGICSARRFFVLLASSVLVITWLNLRTHIYGMYDIFLQPKLIHHNDVYDFDTGADKNKKESVVNLVGIRTGTLVAAYSLLALGFVGLTWVSMEAGSIRSIMLLACSIICGYIYQSPPFRLSYQGLGEPLCFAAFGPFASTAFYLLQGSTRKMNHLPISGTILSASILVGITTTLILFCSHFHQVEGDKAVGKMSPLVRLGTRRGSKAVKVTVITLYVLAFALGLINALPFTSILLCAFTLPMGKVFVTYVEDNHKVSDKLDNQKIFMAKYYCVRFHALFGAALAAGLVVARMMGERYVPRLILF
- the LOC122310899 gene encoding 2-carboxy-1,4-naphthoquinone phytyltransferase, chloroplastic isoform X3, which produces MRMAATFCNLNPGSGLKKLNECLLHQSYMTRYYLDSKRSSYFLCNGRKLLHSTYRRQLEVRKGHQSQWVYLVSKSDYSGTTNEEEKEDGVSRATLIWRAVKLPMYSVALVPLTVGSAAAYFQTGICSARRFFVLLASSVLVITWLNLSNDVYDFDTGADKNKKESVVNLVGIRTGTLVAAYSLLALGFVGLTWVSMEAGSIRSIMLLACSIICGYIYQSPPFRLSYQGLGEPLCFAAFGPFASTAFYLLQGSTRKMNHLPISGTILSASILVGITTTLILFCSHFHQVEGDKAVGKMSPLVRLGTRRGSKAVKVTVITLYVLAFALGLINALPFTSILLCAFTLPMGKVFVTYVEDNHKVSDKLDNQKIFMAKYYCVRFHALFGAALAAGLVVARMMGERYVPRLILF
- the LOC122310899 gene encoding 2-carboxy-1,4-naphthoquinone phytyltransferase, chloroplastic isoform X6: MRMAATFCNLNPGSGLKKLNECLLHQSYMTRYYLDSKRSSYFLCNGRKLLHSTYRRQLEVRKGHQSQWVYLVSKSDYSGTTNEEEKEDGVSRATLIWRAVKLPMYSVALVPLTVGSAAAYFQTGICSARRFFVLLASSVLVITWLNLRTHIYGMYDIFLQPKLIHHNDVYDFDTGADKNKKESVVNLVGIRTGTLVAAYSLLALGFVGLTWVSMEAGSIRSIMLLACSIICGYIYQSPPFRLSYQGLGEPLCFAAFGPFASTAFYLLQGSTRKMNHLPISGTILSASILVGITTTLILFCSHFHQVEGDKAVGKMSPLVRLGTRRGSKAVKLLCAFTLPMGKVFVTYVEDNHKDNQKIFMAKYYCVRFHALFGAALAAGLVVARMMGERYVPRLILF